The Clavelina lepadiformis chromosome 1, kaClaLepa1.1, whole genome shotgun sequence genome segment ctttttgttgtgtctgGTATTTTGTTATGTTGCTACTGTAGTCATATTATTTTATGCAGTATGCATTTTAACTTTCTCATTTTACAGGGCTATACATCTTCAAAAGAATATATTGCAACACAAGGTTCACTGGCCAACACAATGAATGATTTTTGGAGGATGATTTGGGAGCAAGAGTGTTCATATATTGCTATGATTGGAGAACTGGTGGTTAAAGGTATCATTTAAGTATTTGAGCCAAATCTTGAAGTTACTGAAAATGTCTTCTTAAGGAGTGACACAATTTTCTACTTTTGCTACTGTCTTGAAACTAAACAGGTGTTGGTTTTAGGGGAAGTTGCATGCAGCAAGTATTGGCCTTCTGAGAACGGTTCAATTGCATCCGATGACTTGTCAATTAGTTTAGTCTCAGAAACTGTTGAGCGTTGGACAAAACGTGTAATTAAACTGGAGTCTGTAAGTCCCACATGATTTTATTGTAATGTGCGCAATCCATCAAGTAGAAATGTTCCAATTTCAGAAAAGGAAGGTTCGTTtgatcaaacaatttcaatttccTGAATGGTTGGATGAAGGTTACCAGAAAGAATATCTCAAGTCTCTGGTCGATTTCGCCACTTTTATTAGAAGTGAGTTGAAGAAAGATGCCAACCCGGGTCCGGTGGTAGTTCACTGCaggtttttttatttctattgtCTCTACACTTcacttaatatttttgtacttgtgcattttacatttttattttaagttctaCCTGATACTACTTTTTATCTCGCATAAAAGCAATGGAAGTGGAAGAACCGGTACATTCATTTCACTTGATCGCTTGTTACAAGAAATGCAGGAAAAATCTtctgttaatatttttgaaactgTTCAACAACTGAGACAGGACAGGATGGTCATGGTCGAAAATTTTGTAAGTATCTGATTCACAATCTTTAAGCGGTATTCAGGGCTGACCTTAGTAAGCGTGGAGCTCAATGCAAGAACTGATGGTGGGACCCCTTgttgattttaaataaaataatgtagtaataataataatagttcTATTCTAAACCATATATCACCTTTTTGCAAATCATCTtccatcaaagctttgcttcGTGATATATTCTCAGCAAAATATTCTCTTTCGAGACGAAATTGAGAAATGTGATTCAGGCAAAATAAAAGCttggttgttatttttgttttggttctAAGCAGCGTGAGGCCCAACGCAGTCACATCTCTTGCCTTGACCTAAGACCAGCCCTGGTTCAATTGCGCTTTTTTATGCTAAATTATGCTGAAATGCCGGAGTATGCGATAATAAAACAATGATTTGTAGCTTCAccaaaaagtgttttgtattACTTAATAGTTTTCAATattagtttttctttgtattcTCATTACATCTTCATTTGCTTTCAGAGTCAATACTTAGTTTTGTATAAATCTGTCGAATATGCTGTGAAGTGCAACAtgtatgatgacgtcatttttgaCAACAAGTATGAGAACACCATGTTAAGTAATAACCAAGGTAAAATGTATCTCTCACTCTTCTTGCATCGTTTTTAAATCTCTTTAACGATCCATCTTAGACGTACATTCTTTAACGTTGCTGTTCTGCTTTTGTGACGTAAATTATTTGACAATTCGAACTTCACAGATATTTTGGTTAATATTAAATTACGTTTTCGGTTAAACTTTTGCAGATGTTGTTTATCAAACTATACCAGAGCTTTATGAAGAATACGAACGAATCGAAGGATGATTGACATATCTGCtgtattttgtttctattAGCATTGACGTATTAACATTTAGCTTTATTTTTACCGCATTGTTACGCGATGTGAAGTGTTAGTTCAGTTAAATGTTTGTTACTCTGAGCGTCATGAAAATTTATTGCGTTAAGTGTCGCTCGATAAATGTCATCAATTTGTCTATATTCACTTTTGTAAAAAGtcacatgaaaaatttgttattattacgaaatatttagttatatttttgttatgcaATGCATTCTATTACTGTACATCCATTTATTGTTCGTGAGCGTGCTTTCCTTttattatgtcacagtcaAAGGCGACTCATCAACGCTACGAATACTGTAGGGTGAGATGTGAGAGTTTGTAAGGAAAAAATTTGACCCCCGGTGTACCTCCCAGCGACCTTGTAGCCGAGCAAGCAAACTCCACTAAATATAAATCTTTAAGTAAAGCATAAGCTTCAGgtggcgtcaaacaccaaaaaatgccataaaatctttgtttgttttatacagtaaatttactaaaagacggattactcgaaaaatcctccatggggctctctgtaattttgcatgtcaatttggTATgttttgaactaccattccataaaatgccatcgaaaaaccatgattcaaacttttcttCCCGAGGTGCAAAATAAGCACGGTCACACAATAAACATaaactagaatttttggtctacccaaacccaattttagctactttcatgctactTTTTAGCATAATTCCGCTCGCGAcatgggacattgaagcacgccaaaagctagggtaattcccggGTTAGAAAACAATGCCAACCAtgctgcattctgattggtctaaatatgttttttaaagccctatgTAGGACGTCCAACAAACTCATTGTGTTCCATATCATGTTTTAGTTTGTTGTGtatcatagaaatcaaaattaaTCATTGCACTTTATAATCATAAACTGTGAGTCTGTGACGCATGGTATTATGATAAAGCATTTACACTTTACACCAATGTTTCCTACTCGCCAAGTTTTCCATTCGCGTTATGTAATTGGTAGTTGCTCAAACTTTTGATCCTCACTCGCTgtatttcttttaatttaaatggAATTTATCGTGTCATTGTGTTATTCTTGACAATAATTATGTTAATGGCGATTGAAAGTTATGCAAATTTTTCTGCTGATGGTAGGCTATCACAGTAACTCTGGAACAGTTCACCAATCATCAACCAGTAAACTGAAGCAAGGGTCGCTCACGGCTGACCAAAAGTTTTCCTTTTAGCTCAAATCATTCAATTGCGAGTCTTATGGAAACTATCTCCACAGCAGAGAACATACGTTATATATAGTACAGTCAAATTTGCAGTAGTTATGCGTAATTTTTCCATCTGCTGGTTGGATATAATTTTCgttatattttaaacaagtGCTGTGAAATTCTATTCCGGCATTTATGTTgcatttatgtaaattttaaataacgtATACACTCGGGGTTCGGGTATTTTTGACCTTTTCCTGACCCTTATATCCTTGCATATACACAAGCAGCCTACACTTTGCCATATCAAAGGTTTCCGCAGCAACAGTCGTTCAGGTCGTTGCATGTTGCATGTGTGATTATAAAAACTgtcaaaattattaaataataattatttataatagTTGAGTAATTTTAGcatatttaattcaattttaacatattttattcACAGTTTTTATTGCATCTGTAAGTTCCTATATAGCTGAGGGTATAAGTTGAAAAGGGTTGTTATGAACTATTATAATCTTAATcttcggactgaggaaagttgTCGCTCGATACAAGCTCAGCGACAAATTTTGTTcttcatttcaaattaaatttagattagaaaagTTAGTATTTGAACAGGGTTTTTCCCTACTTCGATATCGGATATAAAATCGGTGTTACAGCATTTTGTGACTTTTGTCTTTGGTTAGAACGCTGGGACAGGATGTTGATCATTTTTCTCCACAAACGATGGGATGTTTAAGTCGttttttcaaatgatttttGTCAAGTGAACAGGGGTGTATAGTCATAGCAGGCTATGCGGTCTTATTCTTAGATTAATTACTGTTCCGAATTGTTGTAGTAAACACTGCAGTTCTCTTTTAGCTTTAGTTGAAGTCAATATTGTTAGGCTAATTGCCAGTTTTGTACGTCTGTGACGTCACCATTCTATTTGTGCATAATTCTCAACACTCTTCACTTATCGGTTAAATGAATACAAATGAATTTTAGTTCAATcttttttggaaacatttttcttgtatCTTCTGAATAAACGAGCAGGGCAGTGCCAGGTTGCATTCCGTGCATTTGGTTAGCTACGCTGCCGAAATAagtgaaaaatagaaaaagagCACAGTGTatccttttttgttttttagaaaTCATATTTGGCTTACAATGTTTTTGCCGTATTCGAATTGTAGACCAAGCTGACTTTCGGCATAAGCACGCTTTGCACAAATTACACCCTGGGGGCATTGGGGGCGCTTTTCTGTCAATTCTCCAGTGAACAAAAAGTAcacaaagtaattttaatttttatgatttccaGCGCAATGATCGCATAAAAGATAAATCCCGCGACAAAGTAATAAAAGCATTGAAGCGTGCATTTTTGGTCTCTGAATGGAAGCGTGGGTTGAAATTTTACTTCTGACTCCATGCAGTGTTTCACCGGTACTATGCTTTATTCAAAACCCCGTAAATTGTTCATAACGCCAGTTATAAGAGATCTTGATTGAAAGCAGCTCCCTAAGTCCCTGGGTCACACACTTAAAACAACTCAAGCATAACGTAAATAGAAATCAAAGAAACACCAAACACAATGTACTACAGATAagaatttaaattgaaatacttacaataacaaacaagCTGTGTTTAGTTGCTAAAACTAAGGATTTCTTGGTTGTTACTTCATAAAACAGTGTTTGTCATCAAGGGATACTAGTCACATCAGGTCATAATATTTTACTGCTATTACACTTGCAtcatgtttttacaaattagcCAAAGAGTTTTGTCAAACACCAAACTTGAACAATattatttgtagttttgtaaaGATGTTTTGCGAAGATGTTTGGAAAGTGATGAATCTactaagtttaaaaaataattacttcTAAAAATGAAGCTCACCCCATTATTATTGTATGTCTTTGTCGTATTGAGAAATGTGGTAAGTATGTTTCTGGATTAAAAGCTATGCATTAGTCTTATTTCTAGCGATTATAATACAATAAGCTTTAATAAAGAAAGCCCTGTTAATAAAAAGGAAACACGTAAATGTTTGATCTAAACTGAGGGTCAGTCAGTTTGTGAAATGAGATATTTGATAAACTGTTAAACATCAATTAACCTATTGatttaattgtatttatttctaaTTTTGATTAAGTTAACTTTTTATGGTAAATAACTTATTACATTGTATGTTTGTTGCTTGAAATATGTAGAATGCATTGGATCCACCAGCAGATTTATCTTGGACTGAAGCTCGTTCAACTTTCTTTGTAATTACATGGACAGTGGTTGAGGATGTAtcatacaaagtttttgtgaagCTTGATTCTGGGAGTGAACCTCCTTCATCTCCACCAGATAATGCTGTAGATGCAAAATCACCAGTATGTtttgtataataataaaaattctaTAGCACTCTTGTTTgataagaaaaagttttttaggGTGCTTAACAATCAACAACAGTGTAACCAGAGCAATATGTAAAGAAATGTAGGCCtagtttaatttataaaagtttgcaaataataaaaatagcagGTTGGAATATAGAATTAGAATTATTTAGAACTATTTCGTGTTTGCTTCATGAGTTTTAATTGTACATTATTTAACGTCAACGCAGAAGCTTGTTAATCAATACAACTTTAATAACCCAGCTGTGTAATGTAATTTTGTGATAATcttttttgtgaagttttcctgtaattttattttgcggCAATCTAATCTCAGCCAATGAAGGTACCAGTAGTAGGTAGAATGTATAGTTGATCAACTTTTGTGAACTTTTGTTTGCAGTACAACGTCACTCATATTTCATCCGGTAACAGCATAATACCTTACACACAATACAGCTTTCATGTCTATGCcataaaaggaaaaaaaaaatcTCATGCAGATTTTGATGGACTATCTACAGGTTCAACATTCTACAACTGCTTTTGAATTCGTGCACTggacaaattttatttatttaaatttcatgAAACTGTGTGATTTGACTTTACTTTGTTTCGTTTTTAATCAACTTTACAGCTCCACCAGCTCCCACTGACATCACAATAACATCTGATAGCTCAAGTCAGTTGACTGTTTCATGGGTTCACGACACTTCAACTCCTAGTCAGTGTATAGGTGGCAGATGTCATATTGTGAATCGGTATCAAGTAACTTACTCTGATGGAGCAACATCCAATGATGCATTTGCTGACTTGGGAACTGGCACTAAACACACACTTCCTATAACTGGCCTGACTTCTAATACAGCATATAGTGTCAATGTATTTGCTATGACATTGAGGGAAGGAAAGTACAGTGATGCGAGTGAGACAGAAAATGCAGACACAGGTTTGTCCCATGCTTGATTGTTATTATCAATTACTTATAGGTATTATTTGTCACCTATGGTACCATATACTTGGTGTTACTACAACCTTGTGACATATTTTTCGTTTACTGGTGTACTTTATGTAAgttatatttgtttaattgacaaactttgttttctATGTTACCTTTTATTATTGAATTGTTGTTCACATGAATTCAATTAATGTTTTAGTCCCTTTGCAAGTTTATCAACCAAGAAATGGCTCAAAGCCAACCATTAACTCCATCACACTAAAATGGACACCCGTTTAAGGGCATTCCCCTTCTTTAAGATACAATGTGAAGTGTACACTAAATTATATTACACTATATTACAATAAACATATATTGTACAATATACATTATAATTATTACATTGTATAACAATATTATAACAACATTATAATATTACAACCATTTTATTATGGCATTGcatatatttcaacaaaagtgGCATGAATTTGTGGTTATATAACAAAAAAGCTAAAACAGCCTTTaatgtaataattaatttactgtaacttttaaacaatattttatattgtacTTTAATTTAGgcttttaataattttgacTAAATCAATAACAACACAATACATAACATTATAACGACCTTAACATCGACTTCAAACCTTAGAGCTAGGAATAAATTGTAATATAAAAGAAAGTAGGCAGCATACGATAAACTTATTGGCAGGACAGAACAGCCGGGAACCCTTCTTAAGCCTTCTTTTATATTTAATGCAAAAGTAGTTCgaataaataaattgattcTGGCACCAAATGCACTCACTCATGTTCTGGTTTAATGAGATTTCTTGCAAGgactttaaaagttttgttaagtTACCAATGGCATATTGTTAGACGTGATTATGTAGAGTTGTTACTATAATGACCTGTTATTTGTGTAAACAATTCACACATCACTAAATGATTACCATCTTTTTAGCTTTTAGTCAGCCTACTTCCACATCAGCCACTAGTAGTTCATCTTCAACTATTGATGTGACCTGGACATCACCACCTGGTGGTGGAAATGCAAACTCTATCATTGGATACACTGTCTCATGGTCAACTGGCGCAGAAGGTCCTTCTACACTAGATGTTGATGCTTCACCATACACGATACCTTCTTTAAATCCAAACACTGCGTATAGCATAAGTGTTCTTGCTAGAAGTGCAGCAGGAGATGGAGATAAAAGTAACTTTGCTGCAACTACAGGTCGGTTTAATCCAACTGAAAGTGATACTTAGTTGGAGCATGAAAACATGGATTGGTTTTAATGATTTTGATCAGCTTCAAAAGGTGACCAATCTTTTTTTGTTCTTGTCAGTATTTGGACCAGTTGCATCTTTATCAACGACAAGTTCTTCTTCATCTATCGATGTGAGTTGGACTGGCCCTGGTGTTGGAGGAAACGCAAAGAAAGTGTCAGAATACATTATCACATGGTCACCACCAAACTCTGAGGGAGTCATTTCTCATAACGCAGCGGCTACTGCAACTAAATACACAATTCCTAACCTGGATTCAAACACCGATTATGATGTTAAGATTTATGCTAAAAGTGATTCTGGAAATGGAGACGAAAGCGACGAAACACAAACGACAGGTTGGTCTTGTGGGATGTAACAAAGTGTGGTTTTACGTCTTATGACATCTGGTGATATTGTGCGAGCGACTTAGACATCTCTGTGGTGATTTTATGTTAGCTTTGCCACTAAACTGAAATTGTTTACGTCTTGTGCTTTATTCTTGTTGGTTCTTCTTCATTCTTCATTCTAGGTTGCTTTGAAATTGCAACCACAGGTTGCTTAATTCGTAATCTAACTTTCGACATATCTTTTCGTTTTCTGTCGCCAACTCACTGGTTTGTGGCCATAAAATAAACCATGAAATCAAAAGATGAAATGCTGACAAAATGTCGGGATACATCATCACATGATCACCAGACAACTCTGATGGTGTCACTTCTCATAACTTAACTGCTAATGCAACTAAATACAAAATTCTTCACCTGgattcaaatttcaaacacTGATAATAACATTAACATTATGCTACGAGTGATGCTGGATATGGACATGAATGTGACAAATTtctaacaaattttatttataaattgtgTTTTGACTTCGTCCCTTTTCTAGTTTGGGCACggatatatattttgtttaaatatccTATATATTTTTAGTTCCCTTACAAGCTTCTCAACCAAGAAATAGTTCAAATCCAACCATCAGCTCCATCACACTACAATGGACACCTGTTAGTGGGGATTCCCCTTCTCTCAATTACAATGTGAGTTGGACCTCATCTGGACCTACAGGATTTAACATCAGTAGGGAAACTTCTGCAACCATCGATGGTTTAACTGCGAGCACAAGATACAATTTCACAGTGACAGCAGTGAATGATGGGGGAAGCGCAGATCCATCAGATCCAGCCATGTTTTCTACAGGTGAGTGTTATTGTCGCAAAAGTTAGAATCCAAGTATGAAGCATTAATCGTGTTTtcttatttaaattttgtttattttctatttttcttgcTAATTTGTCACTACTCTGTGTCTCTGTCATAGTTTGTTGTTTCTCACCACATTTTTTGTACATTAATTAGTTTATAAGAAAATGTTGATTGCATCAGCGGTATGTATTgcatttatattatatttctgttttgaaTACAAGTTATTTGAACATTTTATAGTTACATTATGTTAGTTTACTTTagttaattttataattattttctaGTTCCCAACCAACTAGAACAGCTAAACTTATCTCGACCTTCTACAAATCCCACAACTCAAATAAATGTTGAATGGAATAAACCGTCTGGTGTTGATGATATTGTGGATTATGTGGTGGACTGGTGGCTTTCATCTTCGGATGGTTCCATGACATCATCAGGTATAGTGACTGGTCCAACCACCTCATCATACACAATTGAAGGATTGACACCAGGAGAAACTTATGATGTCACTGTGAAAGCTCGTAACTCTGCTGGTTCTGGTCAACCATCAAC includes the following:
- the LOC143448797 gene encoding receptor-type tyrosine-protein phosphatase F-like, whose amino-acid sequence is MKLTPLLLYVFVVLRNVNALDPPADLSWTEARSTFFVITWTVVEDVSYKVFVKLDSGSEPPSSPPDNAVDAKSPYNVTHISSGNSIIPYTQYSFHVYAIKGKKKSHADFDGLSTAPPAPTDITITSDSSSQLTVSWVHDTSTPSQCIGGRCHIVNRYQVTYSDGATSNDAFADLGTGTKHTLPITGLTSNTAYSVNVFAMTLREGKYSDASETENADTAFSQPTSTSATSSSSSTIDVTWTSPPGGGNANSIIGYTVSWSTGAEGPSTLDVDASPYTIPSLNPNTAYSISVLARSAAGDGDKSNFAATTVFGPVASLSTTSSSSSIDVSWTGPGVGGNAKKVSEYIITWSPPNSEGVISHNAAATATKYTIPNLDSNTDYDVKIYAKSDSGNGDESDETQTTVPLQASQPRNSSNPTISSITLQWTPVSGDSPSLNYNVSWTSSGPTGFNISRETSATIDGLTASTRYNFTVTAVNDGGSADPSDPAMFSTVPNQLEQLNLSRPSTNPTTQINVEWNKPSGVDDIVDYVVDWWLSSSDGSMTSSGIVTGPTTSSYTIEGLTPGETYDVTVKARNSAGSGQPSTSVKHITNPDSVKNVSITQNSTSPEKLLDLTWELTTNGTGDNITIEYNDTTGNVTENISVDFSLSQTTLSVVPGITYTVIFTVYSNGVASERVYDYANSKPSEPSFDVEAFTNELLVTWIAPEGYYDGLAILLSGNKAIEVEDGNPQIIDGLDPYTDYKVEMYSWIINVKGEVERSRTSPRTCKTLPGPPPVPSPDSSLTEDAESSANTITFVLPPNTFSETNGPIEYYAVYLSIGDQEKLVPDVTSFSTCQDLASGDECVTLWTDSEGNPASQGSENILRDLDASTRQSAPIIFLIGNNTETYSPLNEPFISYPLQPNTAYRVAVGAKTANKQMTATVWGSEIKTSKKLLT